A genomic window from bacterium includes:
- a CDS encoding cupin domain-containing protein, with translation MQIVHYTEIDPEPVIADNVKGTTIRWLISKAKGAPNFAMRFFEVEPGGFTPLHTHDWEHEVFIISGNARVWKDGQEVEVTPGTAIFVPPMEKHQFKNTGNKTLQILCLIPVYAEK, from the coding sequence ATGCAGATAGTTCATTACACTGAAATTGATCCTGAACCTGTCATAGCAGATAATGTAAAGGGTACTACAATCAGGTGGCTGATTTCAAAAGCAAAGGGTGCTCCTAATTTCGCAATGCGGTTTTTTGAAGTGGAACCAGGGGGCTTTACACCCCTTCATACTCATGATTGGGAGCATGAAGTGTTTATTATAAGCGGTAATGCAAGAGTCTGGAAGGATGGGCAGGAAGTTGAAGTTACGCCAGGCACTGCGATTTTTGTCCCTCCTATGGAGAAACACCAGTTTAAGAATACTGGTAATAAAACACTGCAAATACTTTGTCTTATCCCTGTTTATGCTGAAAAATAG
- a CDS encoding formylglycine-generating enzyme family protein, which translates to MNKSFWFFSAVIIFSLSKICTGQVIDLTHRKEVSINFVFVKGGTFEMGDLWGMGFSTDEKPVHVVNVSSFWVSNCEITNEMFADFLNEAGNPVENGSPWLDIRDPDCKILLRKGVFYPKIGYEKHPVVEVSWFGARAFAKWLGCRLPKEAEWEYAARDEGKNILFPTGRTLIFNQANISGVAGDDIYKNTAPVCSFPPNKLKIFDFAGNVWELCSDWYSASYYAHSGYDNPAGPDSGAVKVIRGGSWKYSRWNCRTATRGMFRPDETRNDVGFRIVKDVKPEEPGY; encoded by the coding sequence ATGAATAAATCATTCTGGTTTTTTTCTGCAGTTATTATTTTTTCTTTAAGTAAGATATGTACAGGCCAGGTTATTGATCTTACACACAGAAAAGAGGTGTCAATTAATTTTGTATTTGTGAAAGGCGGCACTTTTGAGATGGGAGATTTGTGGGGGATGGGATTTAGTACCGATGAAAAACCTGTTCATGTTGTTAATGTCAGTTCTTTCTGGGTTAGTAATTGTGAAATAACAAATGAGATGTTTGCTGATTTTTTAAATGAAGCAGGCAATCCCGTTGAAAATGGCTCTCCATGGCTGGATATAAGAGATCCTGATTGTAAAATATTACTTAGAAAAGGTGTTTTCTATCCAAAAATCGGATATGAAAAACATCCTGTTGTAGAAGTAAGCTGGTTTGGAGCAAGGGCTTTTGCAAAATGGCTGGGCTGCAGGCTCCCAAAAGAAGCTGAGTGGGAATATGCTGCAAGAGATGAGGGCAAAAATATTCTCTTTCCTACAGGCAGGACATTAATTTTCAATCAGGCAAACATAAGCGGCGTAGCAGGGGATGATATTTATAAAAATACAGCGCCTGTGTGTTCCTTTCCTCCAAACAAACTTAAGATATTTGATTTTGCGGGTAATGTTTGGGAACTGTGTTCTGACTGGTACAGTGCATCATACTATGCTCACAGCGGGTATGATAATCCTGCGGGCCCTGATTCTGGAGCGGTCAAAGTCATACGCGGCGGATCATGGAAATATTCAAGGTGGAATTGCCGTACTGCAACAAGGGGAATGTTCCGGCCGGATGAGACACGCAATGATGTGGGTTTTAGAATAGTAAAAGATGTGAAACCTGAAGAACCGGGATATTAG
- a CDS encoding ATP-binding cassette domain-containing protein: MIELQNVTKDYGLTRALDDVSFSVNRGEIIGFVGPNGAGKTTAMKIITTYSMPTSGKITVGGYDVVENPFEVRKLIGYLPETVPLYDDMLVDEYLSFVGEARHLNGTFKKRREWVIDACGLEPVIYRKIGVLSKGYKQRTCLAQALIHDPDVLILDEPTSGLDPLQIIGIRNLIKELAKKKTIILSTHILPEVTTIADRILVINKGKIVGNGSFEELRESVTKYSIIFLKVKGKKNLVDSSLKQIKQIQKIEYSDDSSKDTVSCKLYYETGADIIHDLNKMIRDEKLEIESLYQDKLSLEESFIKLTALGKSTEDLTEQGGIK; this comes from the coding sequence ATGATTGAGCTTCAGAATGTAACTAAAGACTATGGTTTAACCCGTGCTCTCGACGATGTATCTTTCTCTGTGAACAGGGGAGAGATAATAGGCTTTGTAGGCCCTAACGGAGCAGGGAAGACAACTGCAATGAAAATAATTACAACTTACAGCATGCCGACATCCGGAAAGATAACGGTAGGCGGATATGATGTTGTGGAAAATCCTTTTGAGGTGAGAAAGCTGATTGGCTATCTTCCTGAAACCGTGCCTCTTTACGATGACATGCTGGTTGATGAGTATCTCTCTTTTGTAGGAGAGGCACGCCATCTAAACGGTACTTTCAAGAAGCGAAGAGAGTGGGTAATTGATGCGTGCGGGCTGGAACCGGTTATTTATCGAAAAATAGGAGTTCTGTCAAAAGGGTACAAGCAGAGAACCTGCCTTGCACAGGCCCTTATTCACGACCCTGATGTATTGATACTTGATGAACCTACTTCAGGGCTTGACCCGCTTCAGATTATCGGAATCAGAAACCTGATAAAGGAGCTTGCTAAAAAGAAAACAATTATATTAAGCACTCACATTCTTCCTGAGGTGACTACAATCGCAGACCGTATACTTGTGATAAACAAAGGAAAGATTGTAGGGAACGGAAGTTTTGAAGAATTACGAGAGAGTGTTACAAAATACAGCATTATCTTCCTTAAAGTTAAAGGTAAAAAAAATCTGGTAGACAGCAGCCTGAAACAAATAAAACAAATACAAAAAATTGAATATAGTGACGATTCGTCAAAAGATACGGTGAGTTGTAAATTATATTATGAAACAGGTGCAGATATTATTCACGATTTGAACAAAATGATAAGAGATGAAAAGCTGGAAATAGAATCTCTTTATCAGGACAAACTTTCTCTTGAAGAGTCCTTTATAAAGCTCACTGCCCTTGGAAAAAGCACTGAGGATTTAACAGAGCAAGGAGGTATTAAGTGA
- a CDS encoding ABC transporter permease subunit: MNDIGIIFRRELKAYFYSPIAYVFSIIFIFLNSSIYMFHLFFLGNADMRSFFSTLPIILGLVFIPAVSMRLWSEEKKLGTVQLLLTLPMKTESIVLGKFFASFIFYCVALAGTITIPIVLLFLGNPDLGPIIGGYIGAVFLGGFFLSVGIFISSFFSDQIISLIITSLALGFLALIGWQYVPMVIDGWIPGLGTFLYKYIGVTRHFNDIERGVIDIKNIIYFLSYTALFLYLNAKVLERRKY; the protein is encoded by the coding sequence GTGAATGATATAGGGATAATTTTCAGAAGAGAACTAAAAGCATATTTTTATTCTCCTATTGCGTATGTATTCAGTATAATATTTATCTTTCTTAATTCAAGTATCTACATGTTTCATCTTTTTTTCCTTGGCAATGCAGACATGCGTTCATTTTTTTCGACTCTTCCAATTATACTGGGGCTTGTATTCATACCTGCAGTGTCTATGAGATTATGGTCAGAAGAGAAAAAACTCGGTACTGTTCAACTCCTTCTTACATTGCCTATGAAGACAGAAAGTATTGTATTGGGTAAATTTTTTGCAAGTTTTATTTTTTACTGTGTTGCTTTGGCAGGAACTATAACAATTCCAATAGTACTGCTTTTCCTTGGTAATCCTGATTTGGGCCCGATAATCGGCGGTTATATCGGAGCAGTATTTCTTGGAGGATTTTTCCTTTCAGTAGGCATATTTATATCCAGCTTTTTTTCAGATCAGATTATCTCATTAATAATTACAAGCCTTGCACTTGGATTTCTTGCTTTAATAGGATGGCAGTATGTTCCCATGGTGATTGACGGCTGGATTCCGGGATTGGGCACTTTTCTATATAAATATATAGGGGTTACCAGGCATTTTAATGATATTGAACGCGGCGTGATAGACATTAAAAATATCATTTATTTTCTGTCCTATACTGCACTGTTCCTCTACTTAAACGCTAAAGTATTGGAAAGGAGAAAGTACTAA
- a CDS encoding GldG family protein, which translates to MKVLNNKFTTTFVAGTLLLAGCAVLINMVFNNFHGGRFDLTGDRIYTMSPSVTKILSKLEAPIEVTYYVSSSEKMPTQWKNLERDVIDKLRELKLASRGKFNYKVFDPSKEEEKEAYQEDVQKEKEAKGLFAKKPKKVQRQKIAERLYEKGVIPIGVRSTSRDEIAVKRVYSSIVLSYLDRKEDVISEVRPENFGNLEYEIISRVYKLISRKKPGIAFYPGKPEAPQQMYRYYGQTPPDMYSNAVKLLKKAGYNVTRTNITEKDQIPDDISTMVLMLDQPLNVRQMFEIDKLVHKGVHIIMAGQQYNYRIYPSRTRPGKFEITGMSTGLNISDLTKSYGIELGSNMFMDENSAYIQIPVYQTRNMGGLQFREQRMEPVRKPVIIKINPENINRDLSISNNIDGLFFMYGSRILLDEKKIKEDSLFEKVLFTSSKYSWTGTGRGWGPVNTNPPQRGSFLGKQPLGVYIKGKFKAKYLNQDVPPWKASSDKNNNDTASVQEKITGEAVPTQIIAIGCSNMFKNDVMQYIDSHQKFLVNCVDALTLGDELINIRAKNVTPRRIREISSVGKAAAKAFVLLFTPLLFIAAGIYLTIRRKRRAYNN; encoded by the coding sequence ATGAAAGTATTGAATAATAAGTTTACCACGACTTTTGTGGCAGGCACTCTGCTGCTTGCAGGTTGTGCAGTGCTGATTAATATGGTCTTTAATAATTTTCACGGAGGCAGATTTGATCTGACAGGAGATAGAATTTACACTATGAGTCCTTCAGTTACGAAAATTCTTTCAAAGTTAGAAGCGCCAATTGAAGTTACATACTACGTATCTTCGTCTGAAAAGATGCCGACACAGTGGAAAAACCTTGAAAGAGATGTGATAGATAAATTGAGAGAGCTAAAACTGGCATCAAGGGGGAAATTTAATTACAAGGTCTTTGACCCTTCCAAAGAAGAGGAGAAAGAGGCATATCAGGAAGATGTGCAAAAAGAGAAAGAAGCTAAAGGCCTTTTTGCAAAAAAACCAAAGAAGGTCCAAAGACAAAAGATTGCTGAAAGACTGTACGAAAAAGGTGTTATACCTATTGGTGTAAGAAGTACAAGCCGCGATGAAATTGCAGTAAAGAGGGTATACTCTTCTATAGTTCTGTCATATCTTGACAGGAAAGAGGATGTGATTTCTGAAGTTCGGCCGGAGAATTTCGGAAACCTTGAATACGAAATTATTTCCCGTGTTTACAAATTAATCTCCAGGAAAAAACCCGGAATAGCGTTTTACCCGGGTAAACCTGAAGCCCCTCAGCAGATGTACAGGTATTACGGACAGACTCCTCCCGACATGTATTCTAATGCAGTTAAACTTCTTAAAAAGGCCGGTTACAATGTAACAAGGACAAATATTACTGAAAAAGACCAGATTCCTGATGATATCAGTACTATGGTTCTGATGCTGGATCAACCCTTAAATGTCCGTCAGATGTTTGAGATTGACAAGCTTGTGCATAAGGGTGTTCATATTATAATGGCAGGGCAGCAGTACAATTACAGAATATATCCCTCAAGAACGCGTCCCGGCAAATTTGAAATTACAGGCATGTCTACCGGCCTGAATATCAGCGACTTAACAAAGAGCTACGGGATTGAACTGGGCAGTAATATGTTTATGGATGAAAATAGTGCATATATTCAGATACCTGTTTATCAGACCAGAAATATGGGAGGGCTGCAGTTTCGTGAGCAGAGAATGGAGCCTGTAAGAAAACCTGTAATAATTAAGATTAACCCTGAAAATATTAACAGAGACCTTTCAATCTCTAATAATATTGACGGCCTGTTTTTTATGTACGGATCAAGAATTTTATTAGATGAAAAAAAGATTAAAGAAGATTCTCTTTTTGAAAAAGTTCTTTTTACATCAAGCAAATATTCATGGACCGGAACAGGCAGAGGATGGGGGCCTGTAAATACAAATCCTCCGCAGAGAGGCAGTTTTCTCGGAAAGCAGCCTCTTGGTGTATACATCAAGGGCAAATTCAAAGCAAAATATCTGAATCAGGATGTTCCCCCGTGGAAAGCTTCTTCAGATAAGAATAATAATGATACTGCTTCCGTACAGGAAAAGATTACAGGAGAAGCAGTGCCGACACAGATTATTGCGATAGGCTGCAGCAATATGTTTAAGAATGATGTAATGCAGTATATTGACAGCCATCAAAAATTTCTTGTGAACTGCGTAGATGCTCTGACTCTTGGCGATGAATTGATAAATATTAGAGCAAAAAATGTAACGCCGAGAAGAATAAGAGAAATAAGCAGTGTGGGCAAGGCTGCAGCCAAAGCTTTTGTTCTGCTTTTTACTCCGCTTCTTTTTATAGCAGCAGGTATATATTTAACAATAAGGCGTAAACGTAGAGCATATAACAATTGA
- a CDS encoding DUF4340 domain-containing protein encodes MSERNLKIFGIVFLSLLLIYIITKPRNHSIDIDKLVQSVVIGVEPEDVGSIEVYRELGENKSAKILFLKKDNQWRIESHFNCKAESSRISSLINDVLEMTGKVRSSDPARFDLYKIGDSEGIHLLLKDNGGNPLANLIIGKKPEDPSSGFVRIAGRNKVYFTDKSLLASLGIYGDIDTLTTFSVDRFVDLDAVTQDRSKLDMVGVVKNSKKVVVRQKEKEQPKAKSDTTKAPVKKKVWVLVRGKKEVSIDQNEAKKFLDNVTKISAQEVVDRLGGTFSDYNKSVKYGFQNSAKYIVFRKSDGTQQVVVFGKPYDKDKGFYMLVKYDDGLVYKVLKSKCDDIFKWIKELPEKAVKK; translated from the coding sequence ATGAGTGAGAGAAATCTTAAAATATTCGGGATTGTGTTTTTATCTCTTCTCCTTATCTACATAATTACAAAACCGAGGAACCACAGTATAGATATTGACAAACTGGTTCAATCTGTTGTAATCGGAGTTGAACCGGAGGATGTCGGAAGTATTGAAGTTTACAGGGAATTGGGAGAGAATAAAAGCGCAAAAATTCTGTTTCTTAAGAAAGATAACCAATGGAGAATTGAGAGCCATTTTAACTGTAAAGCGGAGAGCAGCAGGATTTCAAGCCTGATTAACGATGTCCTGGAGATGACAGGTAAAGTACGTTCCTCTGATCCCGCCCGTTTTGACTTATATAAAATCGGCGACAGTGAGGGGATTCATCTTCTGTTAAAGGATAATGGAGGCAATCCTCTTGCCAATCTCATTATAGGAAAGAAACCTGAAGACCCGAGTTCCGGTTTTGTAAGGATTGCAGGAAGGAATAAGGTCTATTTTACTGATAAAAGCCTTCTTGCCAGTCTTGGTATTTATGGTGATATTGATACTTTGACAACCTTCAGTGTTGACAGGTTTGTTGACCTTGATGCTGTTACCCAGGATAGAAGCAAACTTGATATGGTTGGAGTTGTGAAAAATAGTAAGAAAGTGGTTGTGCGTCAGAAAGAAAAAGAGCAGCCGAAAGCAAAGAGTGATACTACAAAAGCTCCGGTTAAAAAGAAGGTATGGGTCCTTGTACGCGGGAAAAAAGAGGTCTCAATTGACCAGAATGAGGCAAAGAAATTTCTTGACAATGTTACAAAAATATCCGCTCAGGAAGTTGTTGATCGCCTCGGAGGTACATTTTCAGATTACAACAAGAGTGTAAAGTACGGATTTCAGAATTCAGCAAAGTACATTGTTTTCAGAAAATCTGACGGGACTCAGCAAGTCGTAGTCTTCGGGAAACCCTATGATAAAGATAAGGGCTTTTACATGCTTGTTAAATATGATGACGGGCTTGTATACAAGGTTTTAAAAAGTAAATGCGATGATATCTTTAAATGGATAAAGGAATTACCTGAAAAAGCAGTAAAAAAATAG
- a CDS encoding YifB family Mg chelatase-like AAA ATPase translates to MFSKVFSAAVLGIEGYIVEVETHLENGLPSIATVGLPEGAVRESKERVWAAIKNSGFSIPRKRMTVNLAPADIRKEGSAFDLPIALGILYASSQISSDIFNETVILGELALDGKIRSVRGALPIAIAVGQHEFKRVILPAENANEAAIARGIDVFPVKSLREAVEVLEQENSRHPFKVNIDEIFSDSRKYNVDFSDVKGQQHVKRALEVAASGGHNVLLIGPPGSGKTMLAKRMVTILPDMTLEEALETTKIHSVAGILPEGKALVASRPFRSPHHTISDAGLIGGGHIPRPGEVSISHHGVLFLDELPEFKKNVLEVMRQPMEDAKVTISRAALSLTYPANFMLVAAMNPCPCGYLSDPNHECTCTIPMIQRYRSRISGPLLDRMDIHVEVPAVKYNELADKRDGESSERIRERVVKARKYQLERYEGTSIFCNADMTEKHLKKYCIIEGQSEGLMKRAIEKLGLSARAYTRVLKVARTIADLEDKENIEVQHISEAIQYRSLDRDFTTMM, encoded by the coding sequence ATGTTCTCAAAAGTGTTCAGCGCTGCTGTCCTCGGCATAGAAGGGTATATTGTCGAGGTTGAAACTCACCTTGAAAATGGACTACCAAGTATTGCAACAGTGGGGCTGCCTGAAGGTGCTGTCCGGGAATCAAAGGAAAGAGTTTGGGCGGCTATCAAAAATAGTGGTTTTTCCATACCGCGTAAACGGATGACAGTTAACCTTGCTCCTGCTGACATCAGGAAAGAGGGGTCTGCATTTGATCTTCCGATTGCGCTGGGAATACTGTATGCAAGTTCTCAGATATCGTCGGATATTTTTAATGAAACCGTAATACTCGGAGAACTTGCTCTTGATGGAAAAATCAGATCTGTCAGAGGTGCGTTGCCTATTGCAATAGCAGTAGGGCAGCACGAATTTAAGCGGGTAATTCTGCCTGCTGAAAATGCAAACGAAGCTGCAATAGCACGGGGGATTGATGTCTTTCCTGTAAAAAGCCTGAGAGAAGCTGTTGAAGTTCTTGAACAGGAAAATTCTCGGCATCCTTTTAAAGTAAATATTGATGAAATTTTTTCAGACAGCAGAAAATATAATGTTGATTTCAGTGATGTGAAGGGTCAGCAGCATGTTAAACGTGCTCTTGAAGTAGCAGCAAGCGGCGGGCATAATGTTCTTTTAATCGGGCCTCCGGGGTCAGGTAAAACAATGCTTGCAAAACGGATGGTTACAATTCTTCCTGATATGACTCTGGAAGAAGCTCTTGAAACGACTAAGATACATTCGGTTGCCGGAATTCTGCCTGAAGGGAAAGCCCTTGTTGCATCGAGGCCTTTCAGATCGCCGCATCATACAATCTCTGATGCAGGGTTAATCGGAGGGGGGCATATCCCGCGGCCTGGAGAGGTGAGTATTTCTCATCATGGTGTTCTTTTTTTGGATGAACTTCCGGAATTCAAAAAAAATGTGCTGGAAGTAATGCGCCAGCCCATGGAAGATGCAAAAGTAACTATTTCCCGCGCTGCACTATCTTTGACATATCCGGCAAATTTCATGCTTGTGGCTGCAATGAACCCGTGCCCGTGCGGGTATTTATCTGACCCCAATCATGAATGTACTTGTACGATTCCTATGATACAGCGTTACAGATCAAGAATTTCCGGGCCCTTGCTTGACAGAATGGATATACATGTTGAAGTCCCTGCAGTAAAATATAATGAACTTGCTGATAAAAGAGACGGCGAATCTTCCGAAAGAATTAGAGAAAGAGTTGTAAAAGCGAGAAAATATCAGCTGGAAAGATATGAAGGAACATCGATATTTTGTAATGCAGATATGACTGAAAAACATCTTAAAAAATATTGCATTATTGAAGGGCAGAGTGAAGGGCTGATGAAAAGAGCAATTGAAAAACTCGGTTTATCAGCAAGAGCATATACCAGGGTTTTAAAAGTTGCCAGGACAATAGCAGATCTTGAAGATAAAGAAAACATTGAAGTGCAGCACATAAGTGAAGCAATTCAATACAGAAGCCTTGACAGAGATTTTACTACTATGATGTAA
- a CDS encoding STAS domain-containing protein, giving the protein MPIVNYEERENFVILRINEPKIFQEKVFIFREQILNIMKNNIDKFILDLSEVEVINSSGLGVLLLMHDRLDKKNGKMVICGLNPLLKELFKRMRLNDIFQIENSVKDAEELLN; this is encoded by the coding sequence ATGCCAATTGTAAATTATGAAGAAAGAGAAAATTTTGTTATTCTAAGAATAAACGAACCGAAGATTTTTCAGGAAAAGGTGTTTATTTTCAGAGAACAGATACTCAACATTATGAAAAATAACATAGATAAGTTTATTCTGGATTTATCGGAAGTGGAGGTTATCAACAGCTCGGGCCTGGGCGTTTTACTTTTAATGCATGACAGACTTGACAAGAAGAATGGTAAAATGGTTATATGTGGGCTTAACCCCCTTTTAAAAGAGCTTTTTAAGAGGATGAGGCTGAATGACATCTTTCAAATAGAAAATTCAGTAAAAGATGCCGAAGAGTTATTAAATTGA